In Aquabacterium sp. OR-4, the DNA window GCCCGGCACAGCTGGTGCGCGTCAACGGCCTGATCACCCAGTGCGGCGCCAGCGGCAGTCTGCTGGGCCCGCCGCTGATGGCCGCCGGCGTGGCCTGGGGCGGCTGGCACGGCGCGGCCGCGCTGGGCCTGCTGATCACCCTGCCGGCGCTGCCGCTGGCATGGCGGGCGTTCGCCGTTCGCCCGGGTGCTGCCTAGGCGCGTGATCCGCGTGATCTGCCCGATCCGCTCGATCCGCCTGGCGGGCGGGTGACTCACCGGGCGGGCCTGACGGGCCTGGTGGGTTTGATGGGCTTGATGGGTTTGATGCGCCTGGCCGGAGCGGCACGCTGCGGCGCAAGCCTGCCGTTCAGGCTATAAACCGGCGCATGCCAATGCTTGTGCGTCCGCAGGCCCTGCACCTGCCCAGCTACACCTCGGCACTGCAGCGCGGCTGGTCGGCCGACACCGTGCGGGGCGCCGCCGCGGCGGCCGACGAGCTGCAGCGCATCGCGCACGATGCCAGCGCCTTTCTGGCCTCGATGGAAGACCGCGAGGCCCAGGGCCCGCCGATCACGCTGCCCGACGGCTCGGTGGTGGCGCGCCTGCCGGGCCTGCGGCGCTGGCTGTGGGACGGCGAGTTCTGCGGCAGCGTCGGCCTGCGCTGGCAGCCCGGCACGGCGGCCCTGCCACCGCACTGCCTGGGCCACATCGGTTATGCCGTGGTGCCCTGGAAGCAGCGCCAGGGCCTGGCCACCCGCGCGCTGGCGCTGCTGCTGCCCGAGGCCTGGGCGCTGGGCCTGCCGCATGTGGATCTGACCACCGACCCCGGCAACACCGCCTCGCAACGGGTCATCCTGGCCAATGGCGGGGTGCTGGTCGAGGCCTTCACCAAGCCGGCGCAGTACGGCGGCCAGCCCGGCCTGCGCTACCGCATCCACCGGCCCGGCGCCACGGCGGCGCAGCCGGCCGAGGGACGCGCCGAGGGATCGGCCACATGAGCCGCGACTGCCTGCTGGCGCGCCGTGCAGGCCCCGGCCAGGCCACGCTGCGGCTGGCGCACGGGCGCTGGCAGATGCCAGGCGTGCAGCGCGTGCTGGGCGTGCAGCGCGTGCTGGGCGTGCAAAGCGTGCTGGGCGCATTGGGTGCAGTGGGCGTGCTGGCTGCACTGGTCGCACTGGCTGCACTGCTGGCCACCGCCCCCGCGCTGGCCGGCACGGTGTACCGCTGGGTCGACGATCAGGGCCGGGTGCACTATGGCGAAACGGTGCCCGAGCGTTATCGCGGGCAGTCGCGCGCCCTGGATGCCCCGGCCGCCGCGCCCAGTGCCGAGCAGCAGCAGCAGGCCGTCGAGCGCGCCCAGCGCGACAAGGCGCGCCTGGCGGCACTGGCGGCGGCCGCGGCGGCCTCGGCCGCCAGCGCTGCGGCGCCACCGGCCTCGGTCGCGTCGCGTCCGGTGGTCAAGCGCCCGGCGCGGCTGCCCGATGCGCAGACCGATTGCGCCACCTGGCAGCGCCTGTACCAGGAAAGCCTGGACTGCCTGGGCCCCTACCGCACGGTGCGCGGCGCGCTCAAGCCCGAGGCCCTGACCTACTGCAACCTGGTGTCGGAGCCGCCGCCCACCAGCTGCCGCATGCGCCTGCCCTGACCGCGGGTCCGGGCGTCCTGGCCGCGCCGTGCGGCGGAGGCAGGGGCGGGGGCGGGGGCGCGCGGCA includes these proteins:
- a CDS encoding GNAT family N-acetyltransferase, coding for MPMLVRPQALHLPSYTSALQRGWSADTVRGAAAAADELQRIAHDASAFLASMEDREAQGPPITLPDGSVVARLPGLRRWLWDGEFCGSVGLRWQPGTAALPPHCLGHIGYAVVPWKQRQGLATRALALLLPEAWALGLPHVDLTTDPGNTASQRVILANGGVLVEAFTKPAQYGGQPGLRYRIHRPGATAAQPAEGRAEGSAT
- a CDS encoding DUF4124 domain-containing protein; this translates as MSRDCLLARRAGPGQATLRLAHGRWQMPGVQRVLGVQRVLGVQSVLGALGAVGVLAALVALAALLATAPALAGTVYRWVDDQGRVHYGETVPERYRGQSRALDAPAAAPSAEQQQQAVERAQRDKARLAALAAAAAASAASAAAPPASVASRPVVKRPARLPDAQTDCATWQRLYQESLDCLGPYRTVRGALKPEALTYCNLVSEPPPTSCRMRLP